In the genome of Pseudomonas protegens, one region contains:
- a CDS encoding exonuclease SbcCD subunit D C-terminal domain-containing protein — protein MRLFHTSDWHLGQNLHGQERDFEHACFLEWLLRQLNAEQPDVLLIAGDIFDTVNPPVKAQERLYDFIVSAHEQQPALTIVMIAGNHDSGSRIELPAPLMRRLRTHALGRVLWLDDGQLDAERLLLPLPDASGQIAAWCLALPFLRPAEVTGRQLGDDYLKGIAQVHEWLIAAANAKRQPGQALVAISHAHMAGGSVSEDSERSLIIGNAEALPAGLFGADISYVALGHLHKPQKVNGEQRIRYSGSPIPLSFSEIGYQHQILDVRLDGETLVSVEPRLIPRAVNLQRLGPAPLGELLTQLGELPDIDLLAEEQRQPWLEVRVRLDEPQPDLRQQVENALQGKAVRLVRIAAEYAGSGGRDAEDVGAELIDLDQLSPEELFRRAWRDAYANEVDDATLKDFALLLQDVQQEGEQP, from the coding sequence TTGCGTCTGTTTCACACCTCCGACTGGCACCTGGGCCAGAACCTCCACGGCCAGGAACGCGATTTCGAACACGCCTGCTTTCTGGAGTGGCTGCTGCGCCAGCTCAACGCTGAGCAGCCCGATGTGCTGCTGATCGCCGGCGATATCTTCGACACCGTCAACCCGCCGGTCAAAGCCCAGGAGCGGCTCTACGACTTCATCGTCAGCGCCCACGAACAGCAACCGGCGCTGACCATCGTGATGATCGCCGGCAACCACGACTCCGGCTCGCGCATCGAGCTGCCGGCGCCGCTGATGCGCCGCCTGCGCACCCACGCCCTGGGCCGGGTGCTGTGGCTCGACGACGGCCAGTTGGACGCCGAGCGCCTGCTGCTGCCGCTGCCCGACGCCAGCGGCCAGATCGCCGCCTGGTGCCTGGCCCTGCCGTTCCTGCGGCCGGCGGAAGTCACCGGGCGACAGTTGGGCGACGACTACCTCAAGGGCATCGCCCAGGTGCATGAATGGCTGATCGCCGCGGCCAACGCCAAGCGCCAGCCGGGTCAGGCCCTGGTAGCGATCAGCCACGCGCACATGGCCGGCGGCTCGGTGTCCGAGGACTCCGAGCGCAGCCTGATCATCGGCAACGCCGAGGCCCTGCCCGCCGGCCTGTTCGGCGCGGACATCAGCTACGTGGCCCTGGGCCACCTGCACAAGCCGCAGAAGGTCAACGGCGAGCAGCGCATCCGCTACAGCGGCTCGCCGATCCCGCTGTCGTTCTCCGAGATCGGCTATCAGCACCAGATCCTCGATGTGCGCCTGGACGGCGAGACCCTGGTCAGCGTCGAACCGCGGCTGATTCCCCGGGCGGTGAACCTGCAACGCCTGGGCCCGGCGCCCCTGGGTGAGCTCCTGACCCAGCTCGGCGAGCTGCCGGACATCGACCTGTTGGCCGAAGAACAGCGCCAGCCCTGGCTGGAAGTGCGGGTGCGCCTGGACGAGCCGCAGCCGGACCTGCGCCAGCAGGTGGAAAACGCCCTGCAAGGCAAGGCCGTGCGCCTGGTGCGGATCGCCGCCGAGTACGCCGGTAGCGGCGGGCGCGACGCTGAAGACGTCGGCGCCGAGCTGATCGACCTGGATCAACTGAGCCCCGAAGAACTGTTCCGCCGCGCCTGGCGCGACGCCTACGCCAACGAGGTGGACGACGCCACCCTCAAGGATTTCGCCCTGCTGTTGCAGGACGTGCAGCAAGAAGGGGAACAGCCATGA